Proteins encoded together in one Planctomyces sp. SH-PL14 window:
- a CDS encoding DUF1552 domain-containing protein produces the protein MSAHFFSRRAFLRGVGVTMALPWMESLPVWGDATAAKVPGSQAPVRLGVLFCGNGFHSKEWWAKGEGKSMELGQVLAPLADLKEKMLFVRGLYNEQALKGNIHSSQTGNLLSGAPLAAGGDIRSGTSIDQFIAQTHGRSTKVPSLVLGCEKSNPSVHKNYSMIYSSHISWSSPTTPTPLELYPALAFDRLFKDGAQKGDKSVLDAVMADAQDFRKNVSAADQRKLDEYLDSVREIEVRIEQSGKQGELQGWRPTLDKPNIPRPPEGIPQNIAEHMRLMCDILVLGFQTDTTRVTTLKLNNDHSSLRFPHLGVDYMIHHLLSHSDSADWLKVNQFFVDQLAYIAKRLDGIQEGERTALDNSMLLFCSSMLNGNHDASQLPVVLLGGGGGKIQGGRVLDYLGKPNRKMCSLYLSMLDKCGIELKGFGDSTERLAEV, from the coding sequence ATGAGTGCTCACTTCTTCTCGCGGCGGGCGTTTCTTCGGGGTGTGGGCGTCACGATGGCGCTCCCCTGGATGGAATCGCTGCCGGTGTGGGGCGACGCGACGGCCGCGAAGGTTCCTGGCAGCCAGGCGCCGGTCCGGCTGGGGGTGCTGTTCTGCGGGAACGGGTTCCACAGCAAGGAGTGGTGGGCCAAAGGGGAAGGCAAGTCGATGGAGCTGGGGCAGGTCCTCGCTCCGCTGGCGGACCTCAAGGAGAAGATGCTCTTCGTCCGCGGCCTCTACAACGAGCAGGCCCTCAAGGGGAACATCCACAGCTCGCAGACCGGGAACCTGCTCTCCGGCGCGCCACTGGCGGCCGGCGGCGACATCCGGTCTGGGACGAGCATCGACCAGTTCATCGCCCAGACTCACGGCCGTTCGACGAAGGTTCCGAGCCTGGTCCTGGGGTGCGAGAAGTCGAATCCGTCGGTCCACAAGAACTACTCGATGATCTACAGCTCCCACATCTCGTGGAGCTCCCCGACGACGCCGACGCCTCTCGAACTGTACCCAGCCCTGGCCTTTGACCGACTCTTCAAAGACGGAGCGCAGAAGGGGGACAAGAGCGTCCTGGATGCCGTGATGGCGGATGCACAGGACTTCCGGAAGAACGTCAGCGCCGCGGATCAGCGGAAGCTGGATGAGTATCTCGACTCGGTCCGCGAGATCGAAGTCCGGATTGAGCAGTCGGGCAAGCAAGGCGAGCTGCAAGGCTGGCGGCCGACGCTCGACAAGCCGAACATTCCGCGGCCGCCGGAAGGGATCCCGCAGAACATTGCCGAGCACATGCGGCTGATGTGCGACATCCTGGTCCTCGGTTTCCAGACCGACACGACCCGGGTGACGACGCTGAAGCTCAACAATGACCACAGCTCGCTGCGGTTCCCGCACCTGGGGGTGGACTACATGATCCACCATCTGCTGTCGCACTCGGACTCGGCGGACTGGCTCAAGGTGAATCAGTTCTTTGTCGACCAGCTGGCCTACATCGCGAAGAGGCTGGATGGGATCCAGGAAGGGGAGCGGACGGCGCTCGACAATTCGATGCTGCTGTTCTGCTCGAGCATGCTGAACGGCAACCACGACGCTTCGCAGCTCCCCGTGGTGCTGCTGGGTGGCGGCGGCGGGAAGATCCAGGGGGGGCGGGTGCTCGACTATCTCGGGAAGCCGAACCGGAAGATGTGCAGCCTGTACCTGTCGATGCTCGACAAGTGCGGGATCGAGCTGAAGGGGTTCGGGGATTCGACGGAGCGGCTTGCGGAAGTATAG
- a CDS encoding YbaN family protein, with product MRRWLYVSAGLVSVGLGVLGAFLPVLPTTPFLLLASWAFMKSDPRWHAWLLRLPRFGPMIRDWDERRAVPRRAKRTAYVVVPSVIALTVFTTGFSSVGTILIIVLGVIGLTVVWHLPSADAVSSTSAANDPLEVGER from the coding sequence ATGCGGAGATGGTTGTACGTATCGGCGGGACTCGTCAGCGTGGGGCTGGGAGTCCTCGGTGCGTTTCTCCCGGTGCTTCCGACGACGCCGTTCCTGCTGTTGGCGAGTTGGGCCTTCATGAAGTCGGATCCGCGATGGCATGCGTGGCTGCTCAGGTTGCCTCGATTCGGTCCGATGATTCGAGACTGGGATGAGCGGAGGGCGGTTCCTCGGCGAGCGAAGCGGACGGCTTATGTTGTTGTCCCGTCGGTGATCGCTCTAACCGTTTTCACGACAGGATTCAGTTCGGTCGGGACGATCCTGATCATCGTGCTCGGGGTCATTGGATTGACGGTCGTCTGGCATCTGCCGAGTGCGGACGCAGTCTCATCGACATCGGCGGCGAATGATCCCCTCGAAGTCGGCGAACGCTAG